In Gimesia panareensis, the genomic window AGAAATACGGCAACAAGTCGGTCCGCGCGCATCTGAGCCAGGGGTACGACGTTTATCCCGTCCACCCCAGTGCCAGCGAGATTGAAGGCCTGACCGCCTACCCTAGTCTGAGCGAGGTTCCCGTACAGAACCTGGATCGGATCAGTGTCTACGTGCCTCCGGAAGTGGGCCTCCAGTTGCTGGAGGAAATCCACCAACACGGGGCCAGGGAGGTCTGGTTCAATCCGGGCAGCGAAAGTCCCGATCTGCTGGAGCGGGCCCGGGCACTCGGGCTGAATGTGATTCAGGCCTGCAGCATCATCGCCATCGGCGAGTCCCCCGCGGATCACTCGGATTGAGGCAAACTCAGAATCGCGATTGAGCCCTGCCACGTGTTCGTATAGAATAAAATCAGACGCGCTGGGACGCCGTCTAAAACAGTTTCCCCCTCTCCACGGCACGCAATGAAGCATCGATCATGAAAAAATGTAAAGTCTGTAATAAGCCGGCAGTGTATCACCTGACCGAAATTCAGAATGGAGAAGCCCAGGCGCTGCATTTCTGTGAAGAGCATTTCCAGGAATACATCAGCGGACAGACATCCCAGGAAGAATGGGAACCGCAGGATGACGCTACGTTGATCGAACTCAATTCCCAGGAAATCCAGCTGGACGAAGAACTGGAATGCCCCAATTGCGGGATCACGTTTCAAGAATTCCGCAGTGAAGGGCGGCTGGGCTGTCCGCATGACTATATTGCCTTTCGCGAACCGCTGATCCAGCTGCTGGAAAACATTCACGGCGAGTGCGTGCACATTGGCAAATTTCCCAAGCGGGCACCGACTTCCAGCCAGCAGCAGTACAACCTGATTAAACTCCGCCGGGAATTGACCGCAGCGATTGCGGAAGAAAACTACGAAGTGGCGGCTTCGCTGCGGGACGAGATTTCCAAGCTGGAACAGGAAGAGCAGGAGCAGTCCGAATCGGACAGTTCGACGGAGTAGACCTCTCTTTCCGGTTCCATTTTGAGGCAAAAATCGGGTCAATCCGCTTGAAAGGCCTGTAAAGTCCCACTTTTTTCAGTCGGACGATTTGTATCAGGTCCCGGAAGTCGTTAGTATTCCAGCAGAATCAGAATTCCCCCGGGGATGTGGTGGAATTGGCAGACACGCTAGATTTAGGATCTAGTGCCGCAAGGCGTGCAGGTTCAAGTCCTGTCATCCCCATTCTTTTAAGCGATTTGCAGCAGATGCTGCAGGTCGCTTTTTTGTTTTCCCGTCTGCATGGAGCCGTCTCAATTCTCCGTTTCGCTTTGTCGTCTGACATCGACTTTGGACGAAGCGACTGCACATATACTATAATCGAGCCAGACTATTCTTCACTCAATGCAGGGATTTTCTGCGTTCCGGGTAGCGATATCAGAAACGGATAACCTATCCGTATATGATTCATCCAAATTCATAAAACTGATTGAAAGCAAGAACATCTCAATGAAAAACCTGCTTCTCATGCTCAGCCTGCTTTCACTTCTAGGATGTCAACAAACCCCACGTGAAGCTGCCATCGATCAAATCGAAAAACTTGGCGGGAAAGTTTACTTTTCAGAAGAAATCAATTCAACCTCTGACAAAACAGGTGCTGAAAGACCAGTCGTCACAATCAAGTTATATAGAACGAAAGCGGACGATTTCATATTAGAAGAACTCGTGCATTTTCCTGAATTATATGCGTTATATCTTGGTGATACTAAGATCACGGACAAGGGGTTACAGCATCTCGAAAAATTGCCCCAGCTCGGCTTGCTAGATCTGGCTGATACTCAGATCACAGATTCTGGCCTGAATTACTTACAGCATAATTCCAGGCTCGAAGCATTGTTTCTTGTTGACACGAAGGTCACCGATTCAGGTTTAAAGAATCTCAAAAGCTGGCCTCTATTAACATCTCTGAATTTACGAAATACTAAAATCACTGATCGAGGTTTGATGCAGCTCAAACATCTAAAAGAACTGGATCTTCTGATTCTTGACTACAACAAGATCACTGATAACGGCATGCAGTATCTCGAAGGGATGAACACACTGAAAACTCTTTCCCTGACACACACCGAGATCACAGATGAGGGACTGAAAAGTCTGGCAGGACTAATAAGGTTACAAACACTTGAACTTGATGACACAAAAATCTCTGATGCGGGACTTGATCACCTCAAAGAGCTTAATTCTCTACAAACCCTGTTTCTGGGAAAAACTGAAATTACTGATGCAGGCATACAGAAAATAACCGGGCTTCCCAGCCTGCAAGCACTTCAACTTGAGGACACAGCCATTTCAGATGCTGGGATTGAATCCCTCAAAGAAATGGATTCTCTACAATGTCTCTACCTTGCACGCACCAGTATTACCGATTCGGGGTTGAAGACAATTACAGAAATCCCTCATTTGGATAGTCTGGATATCTCCAGTACCAGGATAACTGAAGCTGGATTAGAACATCTGAAAGCAGTCGAAAAGCAATTAATGTATTTGAAACTTGCTGATACTCCGATCACAGACTCTGGTTTAAATCGCTTGTCTGGAATCAGGTTTCTGTCAGTTCTCGATCTGACCAGGACTCAAGTCACAGATGCCGGGATACCGCAGATCGTTGAACATTCGGATATTTACATTCTTTCACTCGCCCAGTGCGAGATCACAGATCAGGGATTGAAGGAACTGGCAGGGCTCAAGAGGATCGGCGATTTACGGCTTGATGGGACGAAGATTACTGACGCGGGATTGATTTACCTGACAGGAATGCAGTGGCTGACGCAACTTCACTTGAAGAACACAAATGTTACCGAAGCAGGCGTCCGTGAATTACAAAAGGCACGCCCTGATTGTCATATCATTCGCTAGCTGACGATGATCAAATTTCATCTCATCACGAAAACGGGGCACGCATACCCATCAATCCCACAGAGTAGCGACGGCTCCATCTGCTTTGCTGAAGTTGATCGCTCTAGAGAGATTCTCCAAAGTCATTCAAAGTTTGTATGGCGATTTCGTGCCCCTGTCGGGCCGCTTTACGAAACCACTCCAGCGCCTGCTTGTGGCTTTGCTCGATCCCCTCGCCATCTTCATACATGACACCTAAATTATATTGGGAATCAGCATCTCCCTGTTCAGCAGCTTTACGGAACCACTTTACTGCCTGCTCTGGGTCCTGCTTAACGCCGTTACCATTAAAATACATGAGCCCCAGGCTGAATTGGGCATCAGCGTTTCCCTGTTCCACAGCTTTGTGAAACCATTCCAACGCCTGCTGATTATCCTGCTTAACACCTTCACCAGAAGCATACATGGTTCCCAGGTTGGTTTGTGCCTCAGCATTTCCCTGTTCGGCAGCTTTGCGGAACCACTTTACCGCTTGAAGCCGATCCTGCTCAGTCCCCACTCCACCGTCATACATGTATGCTAAATTAATTTGTGCCTCAGCATCACCCTGTTCAGCGGCTTTGCGAAACCACTCCAGGGCTTGTTTTTGATCCTGTTCAACGCCCTCTCCATTCGCATACATGGCTCCCAGGTTGTATTGTGCGGCAGCGACTCCCTGTTCGGCAGCTTTGCGAAACCACTTCAGCGCCTGTTTGTAATCCTGCTCGACGCCATCACCAGTGTAATACCTGTAAGCAATAATGTATTGCGCCTTGGCATGCCCGCCTTCAGCAGCTTTCAGATAGTGCTCAAACGCTTCTTCCTCTGATTGAAATGAGTGGGGAGTCGATATCGCTGTCGGGCCGCTGAGTGGTTCTTCGCGACAACCACTCAACATGATCAAACAAACGACAACAAATGAGAGCCCTTCAACTGCAGTATTTTTCATCTCTTCCGACTTTCCTCGAGGCATGACATTATTCTTCCGGCAAGATCAAATCAAACAGAACCCGGCGAATGCCATTGTGCAGCCAGAGGAGACATGTGTCAACCACGATTGATTGAGCCATCGGGGCTGATTCCAGGGAACAGAAGTGCTGTTTTTATTCTGCCTGTTCCAGGATCCGTACCACCTGGGCGTAAGTGTCGATCTCGATCAGGTCGCCGTCACGGATCGTTTTCGTGGCCTTGCCGGTGCCGATCAGAGTTGGCTTTTTGAGTTCGCGGGCCAGGATCGCTGCATGGCAGGCGATGCCGCCGTCATCGGTGACGATCGCGCCGCAGGACTGCATCAGGGGGAGCAGGGCGGGACTGGACTGAATCGAGACCAGCACTTCGTCTTCCCTGACCGTAAACCCTTGTGAATCCATGCTGAGCACCACCCGGGCCCGGCCGCGGAAGATTCCCGGCCAGGCGACCTGTCCTGTCAATTCGCCCGTATCGCTGACAGACAAACGCCGACGCTGTTTCGCCAGTCGGGTTAGTAAATAACCGGTCTGCGAAACCAGTTGAAAACTTTCTGCCCCCGCATTCACCTGAAAAATGTAACGCTGGCCGGCTTCCACGGACTGCAGGCGCGATTCCAGCAGTTCCCGGGTGACAGTCCCCGCTTTCAGTTCGCTCCATAAAAACAGATCGCAGGCGCGTTCCGGTTCTGCTAACCCCAGTTGCTCCGCAGTCTGTATCGCCAGAGGCTCCAGGATCTGTCGTTCGATAACCGGATACAGGGAATGAGAGCGAATCTGCTCCGCCAGCCCGCGAACTTCCGGGTCGTCAATTCCTTCCTGTTCGATATAAATCAATACCCAGGCGGGGAAGACCGTCGTATGCTGTGCGACATCGGCAAAGAAGTCTTCCAGTTCGGTCAGATTCTCAAATCCGCTCAAACCCTGCTTGATCACCGCGGGTCCCTGAGCATAAATACCCAGACCGTAACGCAAGATGCGGAGCAGTTCCTCCCGGTCGTTCTGAAACAGATCACCGATCCGCTCCAGAAAGGCATCTGCAGACCGCTTCGGATAAAACACGTTCATCATCCCCGTTTCATCCTGAATCAGCAGCGCTTCATTCAAATGCGTTCCCAGGGTATTGTCCGCGTGCTTCGCATCCATCCAGTAAGGCAGAATGGAGCCCGCCAACAGGAAAAACGGCCGCCGCACACAGAACTGCCATTCGAAGCCGGGATCAATCAGCGGCTGATCATATTCCGCGGCGAGTGTCGTGATCGGCCGGGCCTGCAGAATCTGAAACTGTCCGTTCTCGATGGCCCATTCCGTATCGATGGGGTGTCCGTAGTGGTCGTGCAGACGGGACAGGATCCCGGCAAACTCCGTCACCTGGTCTGCGCTGATTTTGGGCTGACTGCCGCGACCGTCCAGTTGCTCCCAGACCGGTTTAGCGGTACCGTTCCCCAGCCAGAGCGCCTCTTTCTGCTCACCGATGATCGACTCCAGAATCTGCCGGGAGCCGCGCTGCACGATGAACTGATCCGGAACAATCCTCCCGGAAACGATCGCTTCTCCCAGCCCCAGGCAGGCTTCAATCAAATGAATATCGGGCTCCTGAGTGACCGGGTGCACCGAGAAGCCAATGCCCGAGATTTCGCTGTCGACCATCTGCTGCACGACGACTGCCACCGCGATCTCACCAGAAGCGTAGCCGTGCGTCGCGCCATAGGCCAGCGCCGATTCGCTGAACAGAGAGAGCCAGCAGTCCCGGATGCGTTCTGTAATTTCCCCCGGAGACACATCCAGATAGGTTTCCAGCTGTCCCGCCCAGGCGCTGGTGGCACTGTCTTCACAGGTGGCACTGGAGCGCACCGAGACGCGTGCGGACTGCAGTTCCGCGGCCGCCTCCTGCACTGCGGCTTTGATCTCATCCGGGAACGCAATTCCTTCGAAGCAGTCTTGAATCTCAGCGCGGGCCTGTGCCAGTTCCAGCTGGTCCGCATTCAATCGGCGAATGACATCCAGAACCGCCTGCTTCAGATCTCCCTGGAAAAAGCAGTCCCGGAACGCACAGCTGGAGACCACGAAACCGGGCGGAACCGGGGCGTGTGCCTGGATCAGCTCTCCCAGCGACGCTCCTTTGCCCCCCGCTTCCGCGACCTGGGACGCATTGAGTTCGGACAGTCGATAAATCAGCCTCGGCATCAGGTCTGTTCTCCCTAAACAGTTGGATTCTGAATTGAAAGCATATCGAGTTGATATCGCCCGCAACACACTGTTTGTTTAAACACCACCAAATTCTTGTAAATTTTACAGAGACCGGCACATTTCCCCCATCCCGGGGCCAGAGTGATCTATACCTCAAATCGATTTCTCTTTATGGTTCCCCCTGTTTCCACACATCCCTCCGCAGACAGAAGGTCCTTCTGTCCTGTTTCCTTAAATCATTCCCCGCCCGCGTGTCGGCAACGGACTGCAACATGAGATATTTCCTGCTGTTACTGCCCCTGCTGCTGTTTGAAGGGGATGCAGGTCTGTTTGAATATCGCACGAAAAACTTCACGGTCTTCTGCCGTGATGCGACGCTGGCGGTCCAGATCGGCGAAGCAGCGGAATACTATCGCGATAAACACGCCCGGGAATGGCTGGGACATTCGATCCCCAACTGGTATGCCCCCTGTCCGATCCGTGTGAATGCCG contains:
- a CDS encoding PEP/pyruvate-binding domain-containing protein, which gives rise to MPRLIYRLSELNASQVAEAGGKGASLGELIQAHAPVPPGFVVSSCAFRDCFFQGDLKQAVLDVIRRLNADQLELAQARAEIQDCFEGIAFPDEIKAAVQEAAAELQSARVSVRSSATCEDSATSAWAGQLETYLDVSPGEITERIRDCWLSLFSESALAYGATHGYASGEIAVAVVVQQMVDSEISGIGFSVHPVTQEPDIHLIEACLGLGEAIVSGRIVPDQFIVQRGSRQILESIIGEQKEALWLGNGTAKPVWEQLDGRGSQPKISADQVTEFAGILSRLHDHYGHPIDTEWAIENGQFQILQARPITTLAAEYDQPLIDPGFEWQFCVRRPFFLLAGSILPYWMDAKHADNTLGTHLNEALLIQDETGMMNVFYPKRSADAFLERIGDLFQNDREELLRILRYGLGIYAQGPAVIKQGLSGFENLTELEDFFADVAQHTTVFPAWVLIYIEQEGIDDPEVRGLAEQIRSHSLYPVIERQILEPLAIQTAEQLGLAEPERACDLFLWSELKAGTVTRELLESRLQSVEAGQRYIFQVNAGAESFQLVSQTGYLLTRLAKQRRRLSVSDTGELTGQVAWPGIFRGRARVVLSMDSQGFTVREDEVLVSIQSSPALLPLMQSCGAIVTDDGGIACHAAILARELKKPTLIGTGKATKTIRDGDLIEIDTYAQVVRILEQAE
- a CDS encoding tetratricopeptide repeat protein, which gives rise to MKNTAVEGLSFVVVCLIMLSGCREEPLSGPTAISTPHSFQSEEEAFEHYLKAAEGGHAKAQYIIAYRYYTGDGVEQDYKQALKWFRKAAEQGVAAAQYNLGAMYANGEGVEQDQKQALEWFRKAAEQGDAEAQINLAYMYDGGVGTEQDRLQAVKWFRKAAEQGNAEAQTNLGTMYASGEGVKQDNQQALEWFHKAVEQGNADAQFSLGLMYFNGNGVKQDPEQAVKWFRKAAEQGDADSQYNLGVMYEDGEGIEQSHKQALEWFRKAARQGHEIAIQTLNDFGESL
- a CDS encoding UvrB/UvrC motif-containing protein, coding for MKKCKVCNKPAVYHLTEIQNGEAQALHFCEEHFQEYISGQTSQEEWEPQDDATLIELNSQEIQLDEELECPNCGITFQEFRSEGRLGCPHDYIAFREPLIQLLENIHGECVHIGKFPKRAPTSSQQQYNLIKLRRELTAAIAEENYEVAASLRDEISKLEQEEQEQSESDSSTE
- a CDS encoding CoA-binding protein — translated: MSKPTVAIIGASTDRQKYGNKSVRAHLSQGYDVYPVHPSASEIEGLTAYPSLSEVPVQNLDRISVYVPPEVGLQLLEEIHQHGAREVWFNPGSESPDLLERARALGLNVIQACSIIAIGESPADHSD